The DNA window CAGAGACGCAAGAGGTGCTTGTTTTGCATGACGAAGTGTGGAATTCTGGTACTGAAACTGAGATTGTAACTTCTCCAACTGTGGAAGATATGAATGTAGAGACCAAAGTTGTTGATGTAGTTGTGGTGATGGCCAATAATGAAGGTTTAGATCCCAAGGTTGAAGCAACTAGGAGTGATGCTTTGAAGGGAGAACTTGCTGGTGATTTAGAGGGGATTATCTCAACTTCTGAAAGTTCACCAGTTTTAACAGAAAAAGACAGCATTGCCAACCCAGACTTGGAATTGTTGGATAAACAAACACAAGTTGCCATTGAAGGGAGGGTTTCATCAACTGACGACAAAAATATAACATGTCCTAACAATGAAGGTATGGACACTGATGCTTTTAgtgaaagtttttgtttttcagtgGAAGAACTGCAGGGAACATCTGAGACAGCCAATGGGAGCACTGAAAATGGCTATAATGCATGTGCAGATTCGCAATCTTCGTATCAACCAGCTCAAGCAGTTGTGGGAGCTGTAGTTGTAGCAAAGGAAAACAATGTGCTTCTGAATcctgaaaagaacaaaaaagcaaTAACTGCGTGCATAGTTAATAACTCCGAAGAAGCTGATCTACAGAAAGAGCAAGTAATAACAGTTTGCCAACAGCAGAAAGGTGAGACCATTAATGGAAGCACTGAAATAAGGACTAAGACAACATGTGGAGGGATGGAAATGGATGTTGAAACAGCTTTGACACACAACGATGAGGTTTTGACCTCTCATACTGAAGTTCCAGATCCTTCTGTAAAAGATCAACAGTTGAAGCCTGAAGAAGGTTTAGACAAAAGTGCACCCAGTGATCCTGCTCATGTTGATTCAATCAAAGAACAACTGATGGAAGTTCAAGAACAGGCTACTCTTGCTAAAGAACTTGGAGGGGAAAAGATAAACCTAGAAGAACAGAACTCACATGCCGAAACAGCATCTGTGTGCACAGAAACAGATAGCCAGCTCATGGATGTGGGGGGAAATGTTATCGCAAGCAATGAGGAAGTTTTGAATTCCAAAACTgaactcaaggagcttgctgaaAGCGATCAGCAATTAGAGGTCGAAACTGAACTCGAGGAGCTTGCTGAAAGTGATCAGCAATTAAAGGTCGAGGAAGGTTTGGATGAGGGTGCATGTCATGGTCCTTTTGAGATTGTTTCAAATGCAGGGCAAGAAATGACAAATGAAGAACATGTTCTTGATGCTGAAAAGGTTGATTTACAAGGGCAAGAAATGGAAGTTGAAGAACAAGATACTGACACTGAACAGCTGAACACCATGGAGGAGAAATCTTCTAAATTGTCAGTGTTAAAGCCTGGAAGCTCAGAGAAAGAAGATCAGGCTTGTTATCTGCTGCCGCCAGATAATGAAGGTGAGTTTTCTGTATCAGATTTGGTCTGGGGTAAAGTAAGGAGTCATCCTTGGTGGCCTGGACAGATATTTGATCCATCAGATGCGTCCGAGAAAGCAATGAGGTATCATAAGAAGGACTGCTATTTAGTAGCTTATTTTGGGGACCGAACATTTGCATGGAATGAAGCATCTTTACTAAAGCCTTTCAGGTCACACTTCTCTCAGGTTGAGAAGCAGAGCAATTCGGAAGTATTTCAGAATGCTGTTGATTGTGCTCTGGAAGAAGTTTCCAGACGAGTGGAGCTGGGTCTGGCTTGCTCATGTCTGCCAAAGGATGCCTACGATGAAATCAAATGTCAGGTAGTTGAAAATACTGGAATCCGGCCAGAGGCAAGTACAAGAGATGGTGTTGACATAGATATGAGTGCTGATTTGTTTCAACCAGATAACTTAGTGGATTATATGAAAGCATTAGCGCAATCTCCAGCTGGTGGGGCTAATAGATTGGAGTTTGTGATTGCAAAGTCTCAGTTGCTGGCCTTCTATCGTTTAAAAGGTTACTCTGAACTGCCTGAATATCAGTTTTGTGGAGGGTTGTTGGAGAAGTCAAATGCTTTACAATTTGAGGATGGATCGATTGATCACACATCTGCTGTTTATGAGGATCATGGGCAAATTTCATCGGGTGAGG is part of the Populus alba chromosome 10, ASM523922v2, whole genome shotgun sequence genome and encodes:
- the LOC118059932 gene encoding uncharacterized protein isoform X3, translated to MVRGSSSEDVDGGCTGNLGDGGGGGGRKETAACGRAQGDAQHSDVSGVVGDSGTHENRGSGVEASNSEVESSKVAESEEEGKPADGGEKERQVSGNGDETSLEVQEFAESKGKGKPVEGGEEEMEVGGDGGKTSSEVEDADTDADAQCVRIASGIGGEAQAIVEEATIVTDEKSLKRELVEEGVEGVEIHASQKVSSRVVGLSENESQVQRAESGAGGPSMAVGSSVGETQVIEKFELVEEAAGRAEEKDGNLNDALQDSETQEVLVLHDEVWNSGTETEIVTSPTVEDMNVETKVVDVVVVMANNEGLDPKVEATRSDALKGELAGDLEGIISTSESSPVLTEKDSIANPDLELLDKQTQVAIEGRVSSTDDKNITCPNNEGMDTDAFSESFCFSVEELQGTSETANGSTENGYNACADSQSSYQPAQAVVGAVVVAKENNVLLNPEKNKKAITACIVNNSEEADLQKEQVITVCQQQKGETINGSTEIRTKTTCGGMEMDVETALTHNDEVLTSHTEVPDPSVKDQQLKPEEGLDKSAPSDPAHVDSIKEQLMEVQEQATLAKELGGEKINLEEQNSHAETASVCTETDSQLMDVGGNVIASNEEVLNSKTELKELAESDQQLEVETELEELAESDQQLKVEEGLDEGACHGPFEIVSNAGQEMTNEEHVLDAEKVDLQGQEMEVEEQDTDTEQLNTMEEKSSKLSVLKPGSSEKEDQACYLLPPDNEGEFSVSDLVWGKVRSHPWWPGQIFDPSDASEKAMRYHKKDCYLVAYFGDRTFAWNEASLLKPFRSHFSQVEKQSNSEVFQNAVDCALEEVSRRVELGLACSCLPKDAYDEIKCQVVENTGIRPEASTRDGVDIDMSADLFQPDNLVDYMKALAQSPAGGANRLEFVIAKSQLLAFYRLKGYSELPEYQFCGGLLEKSNALQFEDGSIDHTSAVYEDHGQISSGEEILQAQRGSSHKRKHNLKDSIYPRKKERNLSDLISDSWDSVDDEIGSDGKANSMLVSPSGKKRKGSDTFADDAYMTGRRKTISFAKVSSTALKPSFKIGECIQRVASQMTGSPSILKCNSPKVDGSSDGLVGDGSDALFLHSEDAEIKRIIVPTEYSSLDDLLSQLHLTAQDPLKGYGFLNIIISFFSDFRNSVVMDQHDKVSGKRKTSHSSGGFPETFEFEDMNDTYWTDRVIQNGSEEQPPRKSRKRDNLFVPVVLDKPSGRSNSRKQYSDGNYDVSAQKPAGYVDEKAPAELVMHFPVVDSVPSEISLNKMFRRFGPLKESETEVDRDTNRARVIFKRCSDAEAAYGSAPKFNIFGPILVNYQLNYSISVPFKTPPLFQDEEDATLFLQY